One Streptomyces sp. ML-6 genomic region harbors:
- a CDS encoding BadF/BadG/BcrA/BcrD ATPase family protein, which yields MSSARRSPESTAAASGPYVLGVDSGGSGLRVALGAVDASGPVATAVCAGPVRTGPAGIDAGHLLEQLLPVARRLLEEHGGADDRGIGAVAVGAAGMATLGGQLRAELPSALEKALGVRRLALAADAVTAYAGAVGQRPGAVVAGGTGMIALGTDLRSWRRADGWGHLLGDSGGGAWIGRAGLDAAMRAHDGRRGGSAALLARLEAVFGPAPELPGLLYPRTDRPAVLASFAPEVAACAGDDPVAAGILREAAGHVADAAAAVCPEAGADGEPCEVALTGGLFRMGEPLLRPLRAELAHRLPRARVVPGSGDPLAGALVIARALATGGLLLPRHPTLLGVPGEGPARGVG from the coding sequence ATGAGCTCAGCCAGGCGTTCGCCGGAAAGCACCGCTGCGGCATCGGGGCCGTACGTGCTCGGCGTGGATTCGGGTGGTTCGGGGCTGCGGGTGGCGCTGGGCGCGGTCGACGCGTCCGGTCCGGTGGCGACGGCGGTCTGTGCCGGGCCGGTGCGCACCGGCCCCGCCGGGATCGACGCGGGCCATCTGCTGGAACAACTGCTGCCCGTCGCCCGCCGGTTGCTGGAGGAGCACGGCGGTGCGGACGACCGCGGGATCGGGGCCGTGGCGGTCGGTGCCGCCGGCATGGCGACGCTCGGCGGGCAGTTGCGCGCGGAGCTGCCGTCGGCCCTGGAGAAGGCGCTCGGGGTACGGCGGCTGGCCCTCGCCGCCGACGCGGTGACCGCGTACGCGGGAGCGGTCGGCCAGCGGCCGGGCGCCGTCGTCGCGGGTGGCACGGGCATGATCGCGCTGGGTACGGATCTGCGGAGCTGGCGCCGGGCCGACGGCTGGGGGCACCTGCTGGGCGACAGCGGCGGCGGTGCCTGGATCGGCCGGGCCGGGCTGGACGCGGCCATGCGCGCCCACGACGGTCGGCGCGGCGGGTCCGCCGCGCTGCTGGCCCGGCTGGAGGCGGTGTTCGGACCGGCGCCGGAACTGCCGGGGCTGCTCTATCCGCGTACCGACCGGCCTGCCGTGCTGGCCTCGTTCGCGCCCGAGGTCGCGGCGTGCGCCGGGGACGACCCGGTCGCCGCGGGCATCCTGCGCGAGGCCGCCGGGCACGTCGCGGACGCGGCCGCGGCGGTGTGCCCCGAGGCCGGGGCCGACGGCGAGCCGTGCGAGGTGGCGCTGACGGGCGGCCTGTTCCGGATGGGCGAGCCGCTGCTGCGGCCGTTGCGCGCGGAGCTGGCGCACCGGCTTCCGCGGGCACGGGTGGTCCCCGGTTCGGGTGATCCGCTGGCGGGCGCGCTCGTCATCGCCCGGGCACTGGCGACCGGGGGGCTGCTGCTGCCCCGCCATCCGACGCTGCTCGGCGTGCCTGGTGAGGGGCCCGCGCGAGGAGTCGGATAG